A section of the Verrucomicrobium sp. GAS474 genome encodes:
- a CDS encoding TetR/AcrR family transcriptional regulator, giving the protein MKREGDTKQKLLDVAMQLLWEQSYGSVGVDDICKKAGVTKGSFYFAFPSKADLAVAAFEEYWTKHKRPILDTIFSAQVPPVEQFENFCAFIVKDQTAKYEEFGKMCGCPGTSVGCEVSTQDEKIRSALDLMCEKMLRYTTASISALQSEGLIAKDEDPKMIARQVYDFTVGLLTQAKIENDPAALQRLRPGMFRILGLKVSQPAPATV; this is encoded by the coding sequence ATGAAACGAGAAGGCGATACCAAGCAGAAGCTCCTCGATGTGGCCATGCAGCTCCTCTGGGAACAGAGCTACGGCTCGGTCGGCGTCGATGACATCTGCAAGAAGGCCGGTGTCACGAAGGGAAGCTTCTACTTCGCCTTCCCTTCCAAGGCCGACCTCGCGGTCGCCGCCTTCGAGGAATACTGGACGAAGCATAAGCGCCCGATCCTCGACACGATCTTCTCGGCCCAGGTTCCTCCCGTGGAACAGTTTGAGAACTTCTGCGCCTTCATCGTGAAGGATCAGACGGCCAAGTACGAGGAATTCGGCAAGATGTGCGGCTGCCCCGGAACGTCGGTCGGCTGCGAGGTCAGCACCCAGGACGAGAAGATCCGGTCCGCCCTCGACCTGATGTGCGAGAAGATGCTCCGGTATACGACTGCCTCGATCTCCGCCCTCCAGTCCGAGGGGCTGATCGCGAAGGACGAGGACCCGAAGATGATCGCCCGCCAGGTATACGACTTCACCGTCGGCCTCCTGACCCAGGCGAAGATCGAGAACGATCCCGCCGCCCTTCAGCGCCTCCGCCCCGGGATGTTCCGGATCCTCGGCCTGAAGGTATCGCAGCCCGCCCCCGCCACCGTCTAA
- a CDS encoding efflux transporter outer membrane subunit: MNTDSHYPSDLRDEEGLLPIPMLIGLLAILALLLSGCSVGPDYKRADLGPEVQTPAAFTEGAAPAKEAAPADALAKGTWWTVFNDPALNDLEAQAAASNQNLKAAVSRVDQARALTKVAKSQLLPTVDFNPSGSIYRLPDNKSTTAPGLQSNVATAQGDLNYEVDLWGRVRRSIEASTASYQASVADFESVRLALHAEVAQDYFTLRAADGEIAILESAIDLRRQSLDLIKARFQAGASNDLDVARAETEYATAKAALFAVRQNRAELEHGLAVLTGKSVESFKLAAAPLDKLGLPPAIPTGVPSELLERRPDVAEAERQMAAANAQVGVAKAAFFPTVKLTGAAGFQSVDLGSLVNWSSRMWSVGPSLSLPIFEGGRNTANLNRAHAAYDETVALYRQQVLTSFKEVEDSLSGLRNLSGQAEAEASAVTASQRSSTLSDLRYRNGSATYLDVIDSERSALDTQRAAIQTLGQRYVASVRLIKALGGGWSESALATTPATASTTPSEPSSNPASTTVAQADR, from the coding sequence ATGAATACCGATTCCCACTACCCCTCCGACCTCCGGGACGAGGAAGGCCTCCTCCCGATCCCGATGCTGATCGGGCTTCTCGCCATCCTCGCCCTGCTCCTCTCCGGCTGCTCCGTCGGTCCCGATTACAAGCGCGCCGACCTCGGCCCCGAGGTCCAGACCCCCGCCGCCTTCACCGAGGGCGCGGCCCCCGCGAAGGAAGCGGCCCCCGCCGACGCCCTCGCGAAGGGGACGTGGTGGACGGTCTTCAACGACCCCGCCCTGAACGACCTCGAGGCGCAGGCCGCGGCGAGCAACCAGAACCTGAAGGCCGCCGTCTCCCGCGTCGACCAGGCCCGCGCCCTGACGAAGGTGGCGAAGTCGCAGCTCCTCCCGACGGTCGATTTCAACCCCTCGGGCTCGATCTACCGCCTCCCCGACAACAAGTCGACGACCGCGCCCGGCCTCCAGTCGAACGTCGCCACCGCGCAGGGCGATCTCAACTACGAGGTCGACCTCTGGGGTCGCGTCCGCCGCTCGATCGAGGCCTCGACCGCCTCCTACCAGGCCTCGGTCGCCGACTTCGAGAGCGTCCGCCTCGCCCTCCACGCCGAGGTGGCGCAGGATTACTTCACCCTCCGCGCCGCCGACGGCGAGATCGCGATCCTCGAATCGGCGATCGATCTCCGCCGCCAGAGCCTCGACCTCATCAAGGCCCGCTTCCAGGCCGGGGCGAGCAACGACCTCGACGTCGCCCGGGCCGAGACCGAATACGCCACGGCGAAGGCCGCCCTCTTCGCCGTCCGGCAGAACCGCGCCGAGCTGGAGCACGGCCTCGCCGTCCTGACGGGGAAGTCGGTCGAGTCGTTCAAGCTCGCCGCCGCCCCCCTGGACAAGCTGGGCCTCCCCCCCGCGATCCCGACCGGCGTCCCCTCGGAACTCCTCGAGCGCCGTCCCGACGTCGCCGAGGCCGAGCGCCAGATGGCCGCCGCCAACGCCCAGGTCGGCGTCGCCAAGGCGGCCTTCTTCCCCACGGTGAAGCTCACCGGGGCCGCCGGGTTCCAGAGCGTCGACCTCGGCTCCCTCGTGAACTGGTCGAGCCGGATGTGGTCGGTCGGGCCGAGCCTCTCCCTCCCGATCTTCGAGGGCGGCCGGAACACGGCGAACCTCAACCGCGCCCACGCCGCCTACGACGAGACCGTCGCCCTCTACCGCCAGCAGGTCCTCACCTCCTTCAAGGAAGTGGAGGACAGCCTCTCCGGCCTCCGGAACCTCTCGGGCCAGGCCGAGGCCGAGGCGAGCGCCGTCACCGCCTCGCAGCGGTCGTCGACCCTCTCCGACCTCCGCTACCGGAACGGCAGCGCGACCTACCTCGACGTGATCGACTCCGAGCGGAGCGCCCTCGACACCCAGCGGGCCGCGATCCAGACCCTCGGCCAGCGTTACGTCGCCAGCGTCCGCCTGATCAAGGCGCTCGGCGGCGGCTGGAGCGAGTCGGCCCTCGCGACCACGCCGGCCACCGCTTCGACGACCCCTTCCGAACCTTCCTCCAACCCGGCCTCCACCACCGTCGCCCAGGCCGACCGCTAA
- a CDS encoding efflux RND transporter periplasmic adaptor subunit, with translation MITSDTHASASTFPPLPQNGHAPLRPKLSEPATPMKKSNSRFLLTGIGAVGLLGLSAGLYLAFAGSPSAPKAAAAGAPAGMPPVSVVVETVTEQKMRVWNDFSGRLHAVDFAEIRPEVSGRITEIRFTDGQAVKAGDVLLVIDPRPYEAAVARADAAVASAKSALQLAQSDRERALALIKVHAVTQQEADQAENAFRVASSTLASAEAQLKTANVDFDHAYVKAPITGRVSRAEITVGNLVQQGPGAPLLTSIVSENGIYADFEVDEQTYLETIRTAANGNAQEQLIPVQLITPGDTTHTYDGFIESFDNRLDAASGTIRARAKFANADMTLVPGMFVSVRLASGKDRTAILIHERAISSDQSKKFVFVVNEQNHVAYREIQLGKSVREMRIVEKGLQPGDRVIVDGVQRVRPDAVVTAQELTPSANAVAIQTSVTTEAAR, from the coding sequence ATGATCACGTCCGACACCCACGCCTCCGCCTCCACGTTCCCGCCGCTTCCCCAGAACGGCCACGCCCCGCTCCGCCCGAAACTCTCCGAACCCGCCACCCCCATGAAGAAATCGAACTCCCGCTTCCTCCTCACCGGCATCGGTGCCGTCGGCCTCCTCGGCCTCTCCGCCGGACTCTACCTCGCCTTCGCGGGCTCCCCGTCCGCGCCCAAGGCCGCCGCCGCCGGGGCTCCCGCCGGGATGCCTCCCGTCTCCGTCGTCGTCGAGACGGTGACCGAGCAGAAGATGCGCGTCTGGAACGATTTCTCCGGCCGCCTCCACGCCGTCGACTTCGCCGAGATCCGCCCCGAGGTCAGCGGCCGGATCACCGAGATCCGCTTCACCGACGGCCAGGCCGTGAAGGCCGGGGACGTCCTCCTCGTCATCGATCCCCGTCCCTACGAGGCCGCCGTGGCGCGGGCCGACGCCGCCGTCGCCTCGGCGAAGTCGGCGCTCCAGCTCGCCCAGTCCGACCGCGAGCGCGCCCTCGCCCTCATCAAGGTCCACGCCGTGACGCAGCAGGAGGCCGACCAGGCCGAGAACGCCTTCCGCGTCGCCTCCTCGACCCTCGCCTCGGCCGAGGCGCAGCTGAAGACCGCCAACGTCGACTTCGACCACGCCTACGTGAAGGCCCCGATCACGGGCCGCGTCAGCCGGGCCGAGATCACCGTCGGCAACCTCGTCCAGCAGGGCCCGGGCGCGCCGCTCCTCACCTCGATCGTCTCGGAGAACGGCATCTACGCCGACTTCGAGGTCGACGAGCAGACCTACCTCGAGACGATCCGCACCGCCGCCAACGGCAACGCGCAGGAGCAGCTCATCCCCGTCCAGCTGATCACCCCCGGCGACACGACCCACACCTATGACGGCTTCATCGAGAGCTTCGACAACCGCCTCGACGCCGCCTCCGGGACGATCCGGGCGCGGGCGAAGTTCGCCAACGCCGACATGACCCTCGTCCCCGGCATGTTCGTCTCGGTCCGCCTCGCCAGCGGCAAGGACCGGACGGCGATCCTCATCCACGAGCGGGCGATCAGCTCCGACCAGAGCAAGAAGTTCGTCTTCGTGGTGAACGAGCAGAACCACGTCGCCTACCGCGAGATCCAGCTCGGCAAGAGCGTCCGCGAGATGCGGATCGTCGAGAAGGGCCTCCAGCCCGGCGACCGGGTGATCGTCGACGGCGTCCAGCGCGTCCGTCCCGACGCCGTCGTCACCGCGCAGGAGCTGACCCCCTCGGCGAACGCCGTCGCCATCCAGACCAGCGTCACGACCGAGGCGGCCCGCTAA
- a CDS encoding efflux RND transporter permease subunit: MNLSKFFIDRPIFAGVISFTIFLAGLISLFQLPISEYPEVAPPSVVVNAQFPGANPKTIAETVATPLEEQINGVEDMLYMFSQASTDGRLTLTITFKLGTDANLATQLVQNRVNQALPRLPEVTQRLGVTTIKSSPDLTMVVHLKSPNERYDMLYLRNYATLNVKDQLAKIQGVGQVQLFGSGDYAMRIWLNPEKVAAVGLTAQEVVGQIRRQNVQASVGVIGGPPYDKGVELQLPVNTQGRLQDPEQFGEMIVKRSEGGVVTRLKDISRIEVEASEFGLRSLLDNKPAVAIPIFQSPGSNAIEISDHVRATMEELKKNFPEGVDYSIVYDPTVFVRGSIKAVIHTLLEALVMVVIVVILFLQTWRASIIPLLAVPVSIVGTFAIMHAFGGSINALSLFGLVLAIGIVVDDAIVVVENVERNIHDGHSPREATNRAMSEVTSPIIAITLVLCAVFVPIAFISGLTGQFYRQFALTIAFSTIISAFNSLTLSPALAAILLKSHDAPKDPLTKAIDKVFGPFFGLFNRFFTRSSERYGTGVGGIVGRKTASVGIYLLLLVGAYYAFQIVPPGFVPSQDKQYLVSFAQLPDGANLERTEKVIREMSEIALKEPGVESAVAFPGLSINGFINSSSAGIVFVTLKPFEERNGGKGALSGGAIAHSLQGKFNGVKDAFIAIFPPPPVQGLGTIGGFKLQVEDRTDLGYDALNAAMQQVQGKAMQTPELAGVFSSYKVNVPQLYVDVDRTKAMQLGVDVQDVFDTMQIYLGSLYVNDFNKFGRTYQVIAQADKEFRSQPDDILRLKTRNAEGKMVPLGSMVRVTDTTGPESAMRYNGFRSADLNGGAAPGFSSGQAQNAIVKILKETLPAGMGYEWTELTYQQILAGNTAMLVFPVCALLVFLVLAAKYESLFLPLAVILIIPLCLFSAIVGVWISHGDNNIFTQIGLFVLAGLACKNAILIVEFARELETAGRKTVDAAIEAARLRLRPILMTSFAFIMGVVPLVLSEGPGAEMRHAMGVAVFSGMLGVTVFGLFLTPVFYVLFRLLEKKFTREKAVPQELASVHHH; the protein is encoded by the coding sequence ATGAACCTCTCCAAATTCTTCATCGACCGCCCGATCTTCGCGGGCGTCATCTCCTTCACCATCTTCCTGGCGGGGCTCATCTCCCTCTTCCAGCTCCCGATCTCGGAATACCCCGAGGTCGCGCCGCCCTCCGTCGTCGTGAACGCGCAGTTCCCCGGCGCGAACCCGAAGACGATCGCCGAGACCGTCGCCACGCCGCTCGAGGAGCAGATCAACGGCGTCGAGGACATGCTCTACATGTTCTCCCAGGCCTCGACCGACGGCCGCCTCACGCTCACCATCACCTTCAAGCTCGGCACCGACGCCAACCTCGCCACCCAGCTCGTCCAGAACCGGGTGAACCAGGCCCTCCCCCGCCTCCCCGAGGTCACCCAGCGCCTCGGCGTCACGACGATCAAGAGCTCCCCCGACCTCACCATGGTCGTCCACCTGAAGTCGCCGAACGAACGCTACGACATGCTCTACCTGCGGAACTACGCCACGCTGAACGTGAAGGACCAGCTCGCGAAGATCCAGGGCGTCGGCCAGGTGCAGCTCTTCGGCTCCGGCGACTACGCCATGCGCATCTGGCTGAACCCGGAGAAGGTCGCCGCCGTCGGCCTCACCGCGCAGGAAGTCGTCGGGCAGATCCGCCGCCAGAACGTCCAGGCCTCCGTCGGCGTCATCGGCGGCCCGCCCTACGACAAGGGCGTCGAGCTCCAGCTCCCCGTCAACACCCAGGGCCGCCTGCAGGACCCGGAACAGTTCGGCGAGATGATCGTGAAGCGGAGCGAGGGCGGCGTCGTCACCCGGCTGAAGGACATCTCCCGCATCGAGGTCGAGGCCTCCGAGTTCGGCCTCCGCTCCCTCCTCGACAACAAGCCCGCCGTCGCCATCCCGATCTTCCAGTCCCCCGGCTCCAACGCCATCGAGATCTCCGACCACGTCCGCGCCACGATGGAGGAACTGAAGAAGAACTTCCCCGAGGGCGTCGACTACTCGATCGTCTACGACCCGACGGTCTTCGTCCGCGGCTCGATCAAGGCCGTCATCCACACCCTGCTGGAGGCGCTCGTCATGGTCGTCATCGTCGTCATCCTCTTCCTCCAGACGTGGCGCGCCTCGATCATCCCGCTGCTGGCGGTGCCGGTCTCGATCGTCGGCACCTTCGCGATCATGCACGCCTTCGGCGGCTCGATCAACGCGCTCTCCCTCTTCGGCCTCGTCCTCGCCATCGGCATCGTCGTCGACGACGCGATCGTCGTCGTCGAGAACGTCGAGCGGAACATCCACGACGGCCACTCCCCGCGCGAGGCGACGAACCGCGCCATGAGCGAGGTGACGAGCCCGATCATCGCGATCACCCTCGTCCTCTGCGCCGTCTTCGTCCCGATCGCCTTCATCAGCGGCCTCACCGGGCAGTTCTACCGGCAGTTCGCGCTGACCATCGCCTTCTCGACGATCATCTCGGCGTTCAATTCCCTCACCCTCAGCCCCGCCCTCGCGGCGATCCTGCTGAAGAGCCACGACGCGCCGAAGGATCCCCTCACCAAGGCGATCGACAAGGTCTTCGGCCCCTTCTTCGGCCTCTTCAACCGCTTCTTCACCCGCAGCTCGGAACGCTACGGCACCGGCGTCGGCGGCATCGTCGGGCGGAAGACCGCCTCGGTCGGCATCTACCTCCTCCTCCTCGTCGGGGCCTACTACGCCTTCCAGATCGTCCCCCCCGGCTTCGTCCCCTCGCAGGACAAGCAATACCTCGTCAGCTTCGCCCAGCTCCCCGACGGCGCGAACCTGGAGCGGACCGAGAAGGTGATCCGCGAGATGTCGGAGATCGCGCTGAAGGAGCCGGGCGTCGAGAGCGCCGTCGCCTTCCCCGGCCTCTCGATCAACGGCTTCATCAACAGCTCGAGCGCCGGCATCGTCTTCGTGACGCTGAAGCCGTTCGAGGAGCGCAACGGCGGCAAGGGCGCCCTGTCCGGCGGGGCGATCGCCCACAGCCTCCAGGGCAAGTTCAACGGGGTGAAGGACGCCTTCATCGCCATCTTCCCGCCGCCCCCCGTCCAGGGCCTGGGCACCATCGGCGGCTTCAAGCTCCAGGTCGAGGACCGGACCGACCTCGGCTACGACGCCCTCAACGCGGCGATGCAGCAGGTGCAGGGGAAGGCGATGCAGACGCCCGAACTGGCGGGCGTCTTCAGCAGCTACAAGGTCAACGTCCCGCAGCTCTACGTCGACGTCGACCGGACGAAGGCGATGCAGCTCGGCGTCGACGTGCAGGACGTCTTCGACACGATGCAGATCTACCTCGGCTCCCTCTACGTGAACGATTTCAACAAATTCGGCCGCACCTACCAGGTGATCGCGCAGGCCGACAAGGAATTCCGTTCCCAGCCCGACGACATCCTCCGGCTGAAGACCCGCAACGCCGAGGGGAAGATGGTCCCGCTCGGCTCGATGGTCCGCGTCACCGACACGACGGGGCCGGAGAGCGCGATGCGTTACAACGGCTTCCGTTCCGCCGACCTGAACGGCGGGGCCGCCCCCGGCTTCTCCAGCGGCCAGGCGCAGAACGCCATCGTGAAGATCCTGAAGGAGACCCTTCCCGCGGGCATGGGCTACGAGTGGACGGAGTTGACCTACCAGCAGATCCTCGCCGGGAACACCGCGATGCTCGTCTTCCCGGTCTGCGCCCTCCTCGTCTTCCTGGTGCTGGCGGCGAAGTACGAGAGCCTCTTCCTCCCGCTCGCCGTCATCCTCATCATCCCGCTCTGCCTCTTCTCGGCGATCGTCGGGGTCTGGATTTCGCACGGGGACAACAACATCTTCACCCAGATCGGCCTCTTCGTGCTGGCCGGATTGGCGTGCAAGAACGCGATCCTCATCGTCGAGTTCGCGCGGGAGCTGGAGACGGCGGGCCGGAAGACCGTCGACGCCGCCATCGAGGCCGCCCGCCTCCGGCTCCGCCCGATCCTGATGACCTCGTTCGCCTTCATCATGGGCGTCGTCCCGCTCGTCCTCTCCGAGGGGCCGGGCGCCGAGATGCGGCACGCGATGGGCGTGGCGGTCTTCTCCGGCATGCTCGGCGTGACGGTCTTCGGGCTCTTCCTGACCCCCGTGTTCTACGTCCTGTTCCGCCTGCTCGAGAAGAAGTTCACCCGGGAGAAGGCGGTCCCGCAGGAATTGGCCTCGGTCCATCATCATTGA
- a CDS encoding metallophosphoesterase family protein, whose protein sequence is MKYALLGDIHSNLEALEAVLADAERSGAGRVLCLGDIVGYNADPSACVERIVEAAATTVRGNHDHEAARAAEPEDFAPLAAEGLRYSRNALDEAQKEWLRKLPLHKTIRSTGPLGDFSLVHSTFARPDSWAYVFTALDAQVSLSWQKTRIGFFGHTHVPHFFVAEEKGKVETYCYHRVDLRHDAREPEASASFEIGALSAITEGSVAEAEPASAGGRRYFVNIGSVGQPRDGDPRASYALFDTRTGVLELRRIPYDLALTQRKIILAGLPEELASRLERGR, encoded by the coding sequence ATGAAGTACGCCCTTCTGGGAGACATCCACTCCAACCTCGAAGCCCTCGAAGCGGTCCTGGCCGACGCCGAGCGTTCCGGGGCGGGGCGCGTCCTCTGCCTGGGCGACATCGTCGGGTACAACGCCGATCCCTCCGCCTGCGTCGAGCGGATCGTCGAGGCGGCGGCGACGACGGTGCGCGGCAACCACGACCACGAGGCCGCCCGCGCGGCCGAGCCCGAGGACTTCGCCCCCCTCGCCGCCGAGGGCCTCCGCTATTCCCGCAACGCGCTCGACGAGGCGCAGAAGGAATGGCTCCGCAAGCTTCCCCTCCACAAGACGATCCGGAGCACCGGCCCCCTCGGCGACTTCTCCCTCGTCCACTCGACCTTCGCCCGGCCCGATTCGTGGGCCTATGTCTTCACCGCGCTCGACGCCCAGGTCAGCCTCTCGTGGCAGAAGACCCGCATCGGCTTCTTCGGCCACACCCACGTCCCCCACTTCTTCGTCGCCGAGGAAAAGGGGAAGGTCGAGACCTACTGCTACCACCGCGTCGACCTCCGGCACGACGCGCGGGAACCCGAGGCGAGCGCCTCGTTCGAGATCGGCGCCCTCTCCGCGATCACCGAGGGGAGCGTCGCCGAGGCGGAACCGGCCTCCGCCGGGGGCCGCCGCTACTTCGTCAACATCGGGAGCGTCGGCCAGCCCCGCGACGGCGATCCCCGCGCCTCCTACGCCCTCTTCGACACCCGGACCGGCGTCCTCGAACTCCGCCGCATCCCCTACGACCTCGCGCTGACGCAGCGCAAGATCATCCTTGCCGGGCTGCCCGAGGAACTCGCCTCCCGCCTCGAGCGGGGCCGCTGA
- a CDS encoding glycosyltransferase family 9 protein → MHAAAKKKILIVKPSSFGDIVQALPVAVGLRQAWPDAEIGWLTFDLYEPLLRDHHAIDRLIVLPKKFMKPGNWPRLWRWVEQLRAEKFDMVLDLQGLFRSGLLTWLSGAPVRVGLATAREGSTFFYTETILEPPPPAQEKYLEFLRHFGIPPDPFAFALNPPPLAIAGLEAGRYVVLHPHSRWRTKLWPWRYYQTLIDSMPEIPFAVIGEGPWFPLYSSTGNLHDLRGRLPLPQLMAVLKNARAVLSTDSGPAHLAAALGTPTVALFGATDWRKTRPIGPHVQVETFHTPCAPCMRRTCPQAIPMGCLTEITPARVAGLLKAIPERVAAP, encoded by the coding sequence ATGCACGCCGCCGCGAAAAAGAAGATCCTGATCGTGAAGCCGAGTTCCTTCGGCGACATCGTCCAGGCCCTTCCCGTCGCCGTCGGCCTCCGGCAGGCGTGGCCCGACGCCGAGATCGGCTGGCTCACCTTCGACCTCTACGAGCCCCTCCTCCGGGACCACCACGCGATCGACCGCCTCATCGTCCTCCCGAAGAAGTTCATGAAGCCGGGGAACTGGCCCCGCCTCTGGCGCTGGGTCGAGCAGCTCCGCGCGGAGAAATTCGACATGGTCCTCGACCTCCAGGGGCTCTTCCGCAGCGGCCTCCTCACGTGGCTCTCGGGCGCGCCGGTCCGCGTCGGCCTCGCCACGGCGCGGGAGGGCTCGACCTTCTTCTACACCGAGACGATCCTCGAGCCGCCCCCCCCGGCGCAGGAGAAGTACCTCGAATTCCTCCGCCACTTCGGCATCCCGCCCGATCCCTTCGCCTTCGCGCTGAACCCGCCGCCCCTCGCCATCGCGGGGCTGGAGGCGGGGCGCTACGTCGTCCTCCATCCCCATTCCCGCTGGCGGACGAAGCTCTGGCCGTGGCGCTACTACCAGACGCTGATCGATTCGATGCCGGAGATCCCCTTCGCCGTGATCGGGGAGGGGCCGTGGTTCCCGCTCTATTCGTCGACGGGGAACCTCCACGACCTCCGGGGCCGCCTCCCGCTCCCGCAACTCATGGCGGTGCTGAAGAACGCCCGCGCCGTGCTGAGCACCGACTCGGGCCCCGCCCACCTCGCCGCGGCCCTCGGGACGCCGACCGTCGCCCTCTTCGGCGCGACCGACTGGCGGAAGACGCGGCCCATCGGCCCCCACGTCCAGGTGGAGACCTTCCACACGCCGTGCGCCCCCTGCATGCGGCGCACCTGCCCCCAGGCGATCCCGATGGGGTGCCTGACCGAGATCACCCCGGCCCGCGTCGCCGGGCTGCTGAAGGCGATTCCCGAGCGGGTCGCCGCGCCTTAG
- a CDS encoding putative zinc-binding metallopeptidase, with protein MKTYHCVCGQLVFFENVRCVSCQRELGFLPDLLCQSPIEAAPGQGPGTRPNLFVATAPAAKGRLYRKCQNYSREVACNWMIPEEEGAEPFCTSCRLDETIPDLSTEQNRTLWRLIEAAKRRLVYTLIKLDLPLLNRIDDPRQGLSFRFLADAPGMPVLTGHEDGIITLNIAEADDGERERRRLSMQEPYRTLLGHFRHEIGHYYWDRLVAGTKYLKPFRALFGDERADYNQALQNYYATGTLPNWQESYISAYATAHPWEDWAESWAHYLHIQDTLEVAMNYGLADKRMALETPGAPPSDDRAASKSFEEKIAAWSELSIALNSINRSMGLKDIYPFVLSTQVVEKLRFVSEVIAGRSVEIAVARTETPAPIPAGPSASPSVVAGV; from the coding sequence ATGAAAACGTACCATTGTGTCTGCGGCCAACTCGTCTTCTTCGAGAACGTCCGGTGCGTCAGTTGCCAGCGGGAACTCGGGTTCCTTCCCGATCTCCTCTGCCAGAGCCCGATCGAGGCGGCCCCGGGCCAGGGTCCGGGAACGCGCCCGAACCTCTTCGTCGCCACCGCGCCCGCCGCGAAGGGGCGGCTCTATCGCAAGTGCCAGAATTACTCCCGCGAGGTCGCCTGCAACTGGATGATCCCCGAGGAGGAGGGGGCCGAGCCGTTCTGCACCTCGTGCCGCCTCGACGAGACGATCCCCGATCTCTCCACCGAGCAGAACCGGACCCTCTGGCGGCTGATCGAGGCCGCCAAGCGCCGCCTCGTCTACACCCTGATCAAGCTCGACCTCCCGTTGCTGAACCGGATCGACGACCCGCGCCAGGGGCTCTCCTTCCGCTTCCTCGCCGACGCCCCCGGGATGCCGGTCCTCACCGGCCACGAGGACGGGATCATCACGCTGAACATCGCCGAGGCCGACGACGGCGAGCGGGAGCGGCGGCGGCTCTCGATGCAGGAGCCCTACCGCACTCTCCTCGGCCATTTCCGGCACGAGATCGGCCATTATTATTGGGACCGGCTCGTCGCGGGGACGAAGTACCTGAAACCGTTCCGCGCCCTCTTCGGCGACGAGCGGGCCGACTACAACCAGGCCCTCCAGAATTACTACGCCACCGGCACGCTGCCGAACTGGCAGGAGTCGTACATCAGCGCCTACGCCACCGCCCACCCGTGGGAGGATTGGGCCGAGAGCTGGGCCCATTACCTCCACATCCAGGACACGCTCGAGGTCGCGATGAACTACGGCCTCGCCGACAAGCGGATGGCGCTCGAGACGCCGGGGGCTCCCCCTTCCGACGATCGCGCGGCCTCGAAGTCCTTCGAGGAAAAGATCGCCGCCTGGTCGGAGCTCTCCATCGCCCTCAACAGCATCAACCGGAGCATGGGGCTGAAGGACATCTATCCCTTCGTCCTCTCGACCCAGGTCGTCGAGAAACTCCGCTTCGTCTCCGAAGTGATCGCCGGCCGTTCCGTCGAGATCGCCGTCGCCCGCACGGAGACGCCGGCCCCCATCCCCGCCGGCCCGTCGGCCAGCCCGAGCGTCGTGGCCGGAGTCTAG
- a CDS encoding MotA/TolQ/ExbB proton channel family protein: protein MLIELFVKGGPIMWPILILSFVTVGVVVERILFLVKEARYRDLNEVRRIFSLVEHGRIDEAALELPANSDRIAIVLSQGLAHRDASLTEAMIEASQAELDRHNRGLVVLDTAVTLGPLLGLLGTVTGMMRAFNLVGGEDLAGKTAALTGGVSECLIAVTFGLGVAILALIPLNYLNARLEKVRREFESAMTRLELLVTRQQATAAARDGVGV, encoded by the coding sequence ATGCTTATCGAACTCTTCGTCAAAGGCGGCCCGATCATGTGGCCGATCCTCATCCTCTCTTTCGTCACCGTCGGCGTGGTCGTCGAACGGATTCTCTTCCTCGTGAAGGAAGCCCGCTACCGCGACCTCAACGAGGTCCGCCGGATCTTCTCCCTCGTCGAGCACGGCCGGATCGACGAGGCGGCGCTCGAGCTCCCCGCCAATTCGGACCGGATCGCGATCGTCCTCTCGCAGGGCCTCGCCCACCGGGACGCCTCCCTCACCGAGGCGATGATCGAGGCCTCCCAGGCCGAGCTCGACCGGCACAACCGGGGCCTCGTCGTCCTCGACACCGCCGTCACCCTCGGGCCGCTCCTCGGCCTCCTCGGGACGGTCACCGGCATGATGCGCGCCTTCAACCTCGTCGGCGGCGAAGACCTCGCCGGGAAGACGGCGGCCCTCACCGGCGGCGTCTCGGAGTGCCTCATCGCCGTCACCTTCGGCCTCGGCGTCGCGATCCTCGCGCTGATCCCGCTCAATTACCTCAACGCCCGGCTGGAGAAAGTCCGCCGCGAGTTCGAGTCGGCGATGACCCGGCTGGAGCTCCTCGTCACCCGCCAGCAGGCGACCGCCGCCGCCCGCGACGGCGTCGGCGTCTAA
- a CDS encoding biopolymer transporter ExbD, protein MARLVSPRAKSRPRLEIIPFIDVMFFLLATFMMVSLTLVENHAIPVNLPKAVTAAPQERHEEVALTVKEDGTIYWNKEAVAIEALPARLDALKKTEDSPRIFIHGDEKALFGKAIAVLDAVRSSGITKVAFETGKNPK, encoded by the coding sequence ATGGCCCGCCTCGTCTCACCCCGCGCGAAGTCCCGGCCCCGGCTGGAGATCATCCCGTTCATCGACGTGATGTTCTTCCTCCTGGCCACCTTCATGATGGTCTCCCTGACCCTCGTGGAGAACCACGCGATCCCCGTCAACCTCCCGAAGGCGGTCACCGCCGCCCCGCAGGAACGGCACGAGGAAGTCGCCCTCACGGTGAAGGAGGACGGGACGATCTACTGGAACAAGGAGGCCGTCGCGATCGAGGCCCTCCCCGCCCGCCTCGACGCGCTGAAGAAGACCGAGGATTCCCCCCGCATCTTCATCCACGGCGACGAGAAGGCCCTCTTCGGCAAGGCGATCGCCGTCCTCGACGCCGTCCGCTCCTCCGGCATCACCAAAGTCGCCTTCGAGACCGGCAAGAATCCCAAGTAA